The Pseudopipra pipra isolate bDixPip1 chromosome 8, bDixPip1.hap1, whole genome shotgun sequence sequence ACTTGATAGGAATAGCCAGAAAgcctgccctggctcagagGAGATCCCCCAACCCCAGCCACCCAACAGGCTCTTCGAGATGCTGCTACAGGGAGGCTTCAGAAAGGAGCAGGCTTCCATACTGCCACACAGGGTAGGATTTCCTGGGGTGCATGTGGTTTTCCCTTCCTCGTGCACCCAAGGCTTGGGATACGTTGTCCTTCCCCCATCACACACTGTCATCCTGTACCAGTGCTGAGGGTGAGGAAGTCCTTGCTATCGGTGGCTGAGGGACATCATTGGCTGCTGCTTTCGAGGGGACTTTGTGCTCTCGGGGTGGGGTAGGAGGGGGGAAGGTGGGACTCTGCAAGGCATCCGAGTACATCTCGTGGACACTGGGACGCTGCGCAACCCTTTGCAACAGTGGCTTAAGCAAGCCCACGGTCAGCTGGTTCCCCTCGCTGGAGAAAGGCACTGGGTCCTCCTGGGAGTGAGGGAGGTGCTGCAGGACCACGGTGAGGATGTCTGAGGCAGTGAGCTCAGCAGGGCACAGTGGCCACAGCCTGTCCAGATATGGGTCCAGCTCCCGGTGCTGGGCAAACTCAGCCAGCAGTGTGGTGAATATCTCCTTGTTAAGCAAGGGGCTGAGTTTGGAGAACTTCTCTGCCACCTCCACCACCCGCTGCCACCGCTTCAGACGGATAAGAAGGTGCAGAGCTTGCAGCACAGCCTTAGGCCtcttgctgcagagcagcagttcCAGCTCCATCTCATTGTCTCCCTCGCTGTGTTTGTTCTTCCGGGCCAGTACTCCCAGTGCTCTCTTGTACAGTGGCACCCGGCCCTCTGGGCCCTCCTTGCTGCTGTATGCCCAAGACATGCTAACGTACTGCTGGGTCAGCTCCACAAAACTGGGCAACCACTTGGGTTTGAACCTCAGGAAGGAAGTGCAGATGAGCTCAAAGAGTGGGACCATCCCATTCTGCCCCATGTCGTCCAGCTGTGGCCCTCCCAGAACCTTCTTCCACACCTCTGGGGTGGCCCTGGCTACCAAGAGGCCGTCCCcattctgctgcagctgcaggcagctccTTGTGGCCTTCCAGGCAGCCTTGGGGAAAGAGGCAAAGACAGAATTGAGGTAGGCCAAATTGTCCTTGTCCATGTCAGAGTGCAGAATGCGGCTGACCTCCTGCTCCACCAGTTCCTTGCAGTAGCTTTCCACCTCACTCTCTGGGGCACACACCACACAGGTCTTGAGGAGCTCCAGGCTCATGtagctctgcagctccaggctcatTGTGCTCAACAGCTTGGCATAAGTGTCTTGTAGGCCTTGGGCTGGCTTCTGTTTCTGGtggaggctgtgctgcaggatggCAGCCAGGGCCACAGGAGCCTGGAATGCACCACCTTTCTTCAACTTCTCCACTGTCAGCTTGGAGCTGCTGAGGCTTCTCCTCTGGTAGTATCTGCAGGCCTCCTCAAACACCATCTCCACCAGGCATGGTTCAGGTCTGCTGCTATCTTCAGGTTTGGAGAAACAAAAGCTATAGATGCCAGCTTGAGTGAGGAGCTGGACACCATCCTCCTCTCCTGAGGACTCCAGGAAATGCACCTCTTTCATGCTCAGTACTTCTTTTTCTATGAGCCTTCCACTGTTCTGGTCGACAAGGTAGAGGACTCCAGCCAGCACACAGGCCAGGATGCTGCCAAAGGTCTTTAGCCGGACAGGACTCCCCTGGGCCAGGGAGCCCACCTCCAGGTCAAAGACATGCCTCTGTGTCCCATCTGGCTCCACCATGTTCACGGCACCCTTCGTGCTCACCAGCAGCAGACCCCCACTGTTAGACACAGCAGATGTGTGAATGTCCAGGGGTGTAAAACCTGAGAGAAGGCCCACAGAACCCAGCAGGAGTTTTCTGAAGTCTGACTCGCTGCTGGAGTGCAGCACCTTGCTGTGGATGAAGCCTGCAGAGGGGGCTGTGATGGTGAGCTTTGCTGTCTCAGGATGCCAGATGAGGAGGAATTTGGAAGTGGTGGCaaagctggcagcagcaggcaccAGGAAGATGTGCTGAGGGGAGGCCAGGACCTGGTACTCAGGGCTGTTGTGCAGGACCATCCTCACGGTGCCCAGCCTCACACCTTGCTCCCCCACCTCCAGAGCACGGGCACAGACACAGAATCTGAAGGCACACTTGCTCATGTCCGAGTGGGCACCCAGGGGcggcctctcctcacaccacacCAGGCTGGCTCCCTGGCTGCACACGGAGACAATTCGTGCCCGGGCACCCTGGCAGAGCTCCAgtgtctgcagcagctgccagcccacGGCCACCACAAAGTGCCAGACCTCGGTCCGGCCGTGTTCCCACACCATGGCCAGTACCCAGGAGTCCAGTaccacagggctctgcaggaagagcagtCCCACAAGGGCTGGCTGGGGCGGCTGCCAGTTCCTCTCCAGGTCGGTTCCAGCGATGCTGTGGCGCTGGAAGGCCACCAcccggggcgcggggggcggcccGCTCTTCTGCAGGACCAGGAGGTGCTGCCCGtcggggctgggctggacatGGCAAGGCTCTTCTCCGCGGCACAGCAGCTCCCGCAGCCAGTGGCCTCGGCTGAAGTCGCTCAAGTCGGAGACCTGCCGCAGCGTCCCGGCGCGCTTCATCCTGGGGCGCCCGCCCTGTCACCGAGAGCGTACACCAGGGCGAGCCGGGGCACGGAGCCCCTGCTGCCGCCCGGTCCCCGCACGGAGCCCACCCGCAGCTCCACTCCCCAGGATCCCTGCAGGCCCCCAAGGACCCCTCGGGCACCTTCCCCCCGCGGCGAGCCGGTTCCGCGGGCGCCAACCCCCCGGGGACCGGCCGCGCCCCCAGCTCCCCGGACACCCACCGATCCCCCGGGCACCCGGGGGACCCCCTCCCGCCGGGACCCACCTgccgcggcggcggctgctTACCGGGGCCGGGGTGCCCctggccggggccgggctggcgGCAGCTCCGCTCAGCGCTGCGCAGTCACGGGGCCGCGGGTTtccgggcggggccgcgccgccccGGGCCGCCCCTCGCCTACTTCCGCCGCCGGTACGGGGAGGGCGGCGGGGTCACGTTCTGGGGTTGTCCCGTGGGCTGAGGGGCCATTTGTTgccgcggggcgggcgcgccAGTCCCCGCGGGGCGAGCGAGAGCCCCGGCCGGCCCGGGGAGGAGCCTCCCCCCGCCACCCCCGCCCACGGGAGCCGCGGCCGCGCGGCGGGACCGGCGGGCGCACGCGCGGCGCGTGCGCGGTGTGCGGGGAGCGGCTGCCCGCAGGTGAgtgcgggagcggcgggggggaCGCGGGACTCCCCCacccgcggggccgggcgcgcccccgccccgccgcccctccGGCACCGGGGGCTCCGCTGCgccgggggctccgcggggcggGCGCGCTCCCCGCCGCCAGGGGCCTCGCCGGGCACCGGCAGGCGGTGGCAGGGCCGCTGCTCTGCCGGCCCCGGGCGGCTCCGGGAGCGGCCGCGCGCAGCCCGTACAGCGGGAGGTGCCGCTCCGCTCCTGCCGGTGCCGCCGCGGTGCCCCGGTGCGTGCCTCGGGTGCCGGCCCCGAGGAGGCCGCGGGGCCTGCGGCAGcgcagccctggagctgcctgcGTGCCGCGCTGTCCCCCGGCTGCGGGGGACTTTGGGCTCAGGATAACTCTTTCTAGGAAAACAATAAGCGTTCGCTGATCATTCCAGTTATCCGGTTTGCCTCACGGTCCTACAAGCACTTGCATGGGCAGAGCAAAAGGAAGTGGTAAACAGTGGCAAAGCAGTGGGAGCTTGCAATGTTTACTCTGCTGAAGGCAGAGGTACTTGCTACATGAGCAAGCTGCGGTCAAACCCTGTTGCATATATCACTGTAGGAAAGTTTGCTCTTTAGCAGAGACCGTAATCTGAATATATGATGAGAGCCAATTAGGGTGAGCAGGTGGGTGGAATATGCAAAGCAATGAGGTAATTTGGATCATTGCAACGATGCGCGGTGATTGCAGTTCACCAGCTGTTTGAGCTCTATCAGGAAGTGTGACAAAAATGTTTAAGAGGAATTTCGAGTGGGGAAAAGGGCATCAGTTTGGTTTTCCAGTAATAATAGCTGCTCCTCTGTGTCATTTGGGGTACTTTTTGCTGTGTGCAAAGGGAGGCTGTGGGTAGGGTAGTATATACAGCGTAAAAATGTTTAACAGTTATTGGCAGGCATGCACAAAAGCAGCAGCGAGGCTTTAATGAGCTACTAGGCTAAGCATTCATCTGCTCACCCCCCCTGCTAACACACCAGGCAGCCATCCCTCAGGAGGGGAAGGGTCAGCCTCTGCTGCTCAGAGTTGCTGAGTTGCTATATTCTGGCTTCCttgtgtgtttttgttgttgttgttgtttggttggcttttttgatttttttttttttttttttttttagaactgaGACCTTATTATGTTTGTGTTTTAACTTCTGAGTACTTGTGCTGCTAATGGTCCATATCTCAAAGATGTTACCCACTCTTCAGCTCTAGCGTTCTTATCTTGGCATGACTTTACTGTGCAGCTTCTTAGAACATAGCAGCTACCTCAGAAGTTGGAGGCAAGGTCATGTAGCTGCACTGTGTTCAGCATGGGCCTTGGATCCACACCGCTGGCTGAATCCATGGAAAAGGGGCAGGGGAAGGTTACAGAGagtgtttttcttcaaaaggaAGGCATCTAAAAAGGCCTGCAAGCAATGTGAGCATTTAGGTGGGAGTGTAAAGGCAGTGCGGAATATTTCAGGCTAAACTATGTGGGATGGATTCTAAAGGGCTCAAAAAGTGAAAACCCAAAGAGACTTTCTGACATGGGAAAGCTGGGTGTTGTAGCCAGGTATATAGAGAGAAAGAGTGgtgaaatgagaaaatgaatTAGAAAAAATGGTGTGAATATATGCTGGTGGAAGCACGCGACACTTATCTGGATGGACTTGACAGGAAGAAGTGTAACTAGTTGGTGGTGTGAAGTTGATGGATTGGGTGTTATTTTAACTGGACAGATAGAAATGAGATGCAATTATGGATGAAATGTTATTCTTTTACATTACTGCTAAAGCAGATGTAATGGTAGGTAGTCTGTATCTGCATTaggaagctgcttttcctgtttttcaaggGGGCAAAAATAGGTCAGTCGTGGTATAACTTTAGTGTGTCCTATGTAGAAGCACATACATCGCTCTGCTCTAAGTGGGATGGAAGGACTTTCCAGTAAAAATGTATGTGACTGTGCTGGAGGTTGTTGCTTGGCACTGCAGAAAAAGAAGTAGGATCTATGTGGGCTTTTGTCATCAGCACACCCTCAGAATATATTTCTCATTACATACTGCCTGAAGGCACCTGGGAATTTTGCCACATGGATCCAAGGCTTGTATCCTGTGAATGTTATTGTTTCCCTTGTTGGTGGGTTGAGCACCTTTCAGTTGTAAAGGAGAGCACAGTCAAAGCAGTTTTCATTGCAGTGAACAATATACAAATGAAGTTGTAAAGAATGGATGCAATACAAAAGCAGTGTGGATGTACTAGCACAAACTGTAACCGCCAACGCAAGAGTTGAAGAATTGGTGGAGAATAAGCTGCAGAACGGCTTATAGCAGAAATTTGGCCATGATGGTTGCTAAAGCCTTGACGAAATCTAATCCAATGTgttcttctctctgttttcacTTGTGGTcttccaggctgctgctgggtgATCCTGAGGGTTTTAATACAGGAGCTTGAACTGGGTCCAGGCACTCTCTGTGAATCAGGATTCATGAACTTTTGTGCTGGGTACAGGTCGTCTATTGCTTCCAGGGATGAACGAGTGCTGGAACCTGTGTTTTAACTGCCTATTGCTCATGTCTGGTATTTGCGCTGCAGATTCATCACGTGGATTAAGTGCAAGCTTTTCCTGGTACTTCAGTGAAGAATTTATTGAGTATATGGCTTATAACACATTGCTTTGAGAGCCGTATGTTAACTTTGAGACAGGGGTTTATCCCAGCCTCTTGCATGATTGAGATATTTTTGAACAACAACTTTATACTTGAGTGACGTACCTGCAGAACATCTTGAAAGGCAAAGCATCGTCACACTGAGTCCCAAGAGCATACActcagggagggaggaggcaaTTAATAGccttgaaatatttgaaaaagtgAGTCCAATCTTAGTAGCTCTGGCAAGTCAAGAGATATTGGATTCTAAAAGGACACGTATCTCAGTTCTTATTCAGAGTCTTTATAAATATTGATTGAGGTTTGGGGCTTTGACAGTGACAAACTAATACAGATCACATCATTTGCACAGCCTTTTTCAGATAGGATTTGCCAAGTAAGTCAGTGTGTGAAAATACCATTTTCTGTCATCTGTATTCTTTTTGCCTAGCCAAGAAGTGttacaatatattttttgaggagtcacactgaaaaaaaaacttatTCACATTTTATTGTATGTGGGTGTTGCGTATGTGCATCTCTAATCTTGAAAACTTATAGGTTTGTTAGCCGAGGCAATTAAATGCAAAGTGCTGTGCTTGATGGACTGCATGCAAGACTACACAAGTTACAAGTTTTGGATCCTGATGTCATTATGGTGTAGATGTGCGTTAGTGTTATCCTTTCTACGGCATTTTTTGCTATTAGAAGGTGGTCTATAGAATACTAATAAGTCTGTACAGGAGCTGAATGAAAAAAACTGTGGAGCATCCACAGCCTTCAATGTGCATAAGTCTGAGTAAATCTCAGACTCAAAATGTCAGCATCATTTTTCCTGTGGCTACTCTAATGAAAAGCTAACACAGTTGTGTTCATTGGAATGTCATATGTTTGGTTGGAATCTCCGTTACGAGTTCTGGAATGAAACAGAAAGGAGGTGGATGGTTGGATGTGCTCATCCCTTCCTGACTTCATCAGCTGATCTCAGGGTTGATGAGAGATAAAGCAAGAGTCTGCCTGAACTTCTGTCTGCCATGGCTTTTATCTTCCTGCCTTTTGAGCTGCCAAGACTTGTGCTTTGTTGAGTTTTCTTTTAGTTCAGATGAAGCATCTTGTATCTTCTGCTGCACAGCAAAGTACTTGTTGTTCTAAAAATCCCCATGTGTGTGCTTTTCTTGGCCCTGAGGGGTAGTTCTCCTATGTAGTCAGTGAATACAGCAGGATTCACTTAGCAGCATGTGTTAATGGGAATGACCTATTGACAGAATAAATTATGTTTGAACCTAAAATGTGGAAAACGCACTGATGCTTTTTAAATGTGATGTTTAAAGGAAAATTGTTAACTGTGTTCAGTGTCATAACGTTTTCATAAGCATCACAGCATCCGGATAATTTGACACCTCTACAAcatatttataaatgttttgTGCATTTCGCTGTTGGTttctgcagctgcctggaaGGTCTCCATTAgcaaaa is a genomic window containing:
- the HPS6 gene encoding BLOC-2 complex member HPS6, with the translated sequence MKRAGTLRQVSDLSDFSRGHWLRELLCRGEEPCHVQPSPDGQHLLVLQKSGPPPAPRVVAFQRHSIAGTDLERNWQPPQPALVGLLFLQSPVVLDSWVLAMVWEHGRTEVWHFVVAVGWQLLQTLELCQGARARIVSVCSQGASLVWCEERPPLGAHSDMSKCAFRFCVCARALEVGEQGVRLGTVRMVLHNSPEYQVLASPQHIFLVPAAASFATTSKFLLIWHPETAKLTITAPSAGFIHSKVLHSSSESDFRKLLLGSVGLLSGFTPLDIHTSAVSNSGGLLLVSTKGAVNMVEPDGTQRHVFDLEVGSLAQGSPVRLKTFGSILACVLAGVLYLVDQNSGRLIEKEVLSMKEVHFLESSGEEDGVQLLTQAGIYSFCFSKPEDSSRPEPCLVEMVFEEACRYYQRRSLSSSKLTVEKLKKGGAFQAPVALAAILQHSLHQKQKPAQGLQDTYAKLLSTMSLELQSYMSLELLKTCVVCAPESEVESYCKELVEQEVSRILHSDMDKDNLAYLNSVFASFPKAAWKATRSCLQLQQNGDGLLVARATPEVWKKVLGGPQLDDMGQNGMVPLFELICTSFLRFKPKWLPSFVELTQQYVSMSWAYSSKEGPEGRVPLYKRALGVLARKNKHSEGDNEMELELLLCSKRPKAVLQALHLLIRLKRWQRVVEVAEKFSKLSPLLNKEIFTTLLAEFAQHRELDPYLDRLWPLCPAELTASDILTVVLQHLPHSQEDPVPFSSEGNQLTVGLLKPLLQRVAQRPSVHEMYSDALQSPTFPPPTPPREHKVPSKAAANDVPQPPIARTSSPSALVQDDSV